A DNA window from Leishmania panamensis strain MHOM/PA/94/PSC-1 chromosome 27 sequence contains the following coding sequences:
- the TRYS gene encoding trypanothione synthetase, putative (TriTrypDB/GeneDB-style sysID: LpmP.27.1850): MPSLEHEPVSFNRLGHVPFGVLQGYAPGGIPAYSNKHDHYFSGERSIEGNFFCGFKYQCVEFARRWLLVRKGLVLPNVNWACHIFQLKEVRDAATAEGFAVLKVCNGTERKPEADTLLIYSSTDACPVGHISVITEVGDDYVCVADQNYRFHKWESSYAYRLKLEHKDGIWTIIDDINVDDIEIPLGWVTFPGRENRAEGAPPVALHQSLYFSEPPKPYLLRRSFVVEEAKPNWLDLNDPAERLFVEEFGMDVSRSRLEEMVASYYESNHEFHLRCIAYGTQLHAIFMEATAQVIESDEKLRLFCIPEDFWPRIRHSWKIQQTYISGRFDFAFNNETCEIKCFEYNADSASTLLECGRIQQKWAESVGLNKEGTRSSGFAVERNLKMAWASSGATGRVHFCVDKEREEQYTALYCLQAAEAVGLECRLCIMFDEFHFDEDGHIVDSDGVRVRNVWKTWMWESAITDYYAAREERGEGWKPSPKDKVRLCDLLLGDDWDILCFEPMWKVIPSNKAILPMIYHNHPRHPAILKAEYELSDELRKCGYAKKPIVGRIGSNVTITSGDGEVHAESGGNYGKRNMVYQQLFPLTKQDDYYAIIGAWMIGDTFSGTGIREDKSIITGVESPFAAIRIKADSLPAPVIPKDVDKMAEDE; this comes from the coding sequence ATGCCGTCTCTGGAACACGAGCCGGTGAGCTTCAATAGGCTGGGGCACGTTCCTTTTGGTGTTCTGCAGGGCTACGCCCCGGGTGGCATCCCGGCGTACAGCAACAAGCATGATCACTATTTCTCCGGCGAGCGTAGCATTGAGGGGAACTTCTTCTGCGGGTTTAAGTACCAGTGCGTCGAATTCGCACGCCGCtggctgctggtgcgcaagGGGCTGGTGTTGCCGAATGTGAATTGGGCCTGCCACATTTTTCAGCTGAAGGAGGTCCGGGATGCCGCCACGGCGGAGGGCTTCGCGGTATTGAAAGTGTGCAACGGCACCGAGAGGAAGCCGGAGGCCGACACACTTCTCATTTACTCCTCCACCGATGCATGCCCGGTTGGTCACATCAGCGTTATCACCGAGGTGGGCGATGACTACGTGTGCGTTGCGGATCAGAACTACCGCTTCCACAAGTGGGAGTCCTCCTACGCGTACAGGCTGAAGCTTGAGCACAAGGACGGTATCTGGACCATCATCGATGATATTAACGTGGACGACATCGAGATCCCACTTGGATGGGTGACATTTCCTGGTCGTGAGAACCGGGCTGAAGgggcgccgccggtggcatTGCATCAGTCATTGTACTTCAGTGAACCACCGAAGCCGTACCTGCTGCGTCGCAGCTttgtggtggaggaggcgaagccgAATTGGCTTGACCTGAACGACCCTGCGGAGCGACTATTCGTGGAAGAGTTCGGCATGGACGTCAGCCGCTCCCGCCTGGAGGAGATGGTTGCCAGCTACTACGAGTCGAATCATGAGTTCCACCTGCGGTGCATCGCCTACGGCACCCAGCTGCACGCCATCTTCATGGAGGCAACAGCGCAGGTGATTGAGAGCGATGAGAAGCTCCGGCTTTTCTGCATTCCTGAGGACTTCTGGCCCCGCATTCGCCACTCCTGGAAGATCCAGCAGACGTATATCTCTGGTCGCTTCGACTTTGCCTTCAACAACGAGACATGCGAGATCAAGTGTTTCGAGTACAACGCTGACAGCgcgtcgacgctgctggaaTGCGGCCGCATTCAGCAAAAGTGGGCCGAGTCGGTGGGGCTGAACAAGGAGGGCACCCGCAGCTCCGGTTTCGCAGTGGAGCGCAACCTCAAGATGGCGTGGGCCTCCAGCGGGGCGACTGGCCGCGTTCACTTCTGCGTTGAtaaggaaagggaggagcaGTACACCGCCCTCTACTGCCTGCAGGCCGCTGAGGCGGTCGGGCTAGAGTGTAGGCTGTGCATCATGTTTGATGAGTTTCACTTTGATGAGGATGGCCACATTGTGGATAGCGacggcgtgcgcgtgcgcaatGTGTGGAAGACATGGATGTGGGAGTCGGCTATCACGGACTATTATGCCGCCCGGGAGGAACGTGGCGAGGGCTGGAAGCCGTCCCCGAAGGACaaggtgcgcctgtgcgacTTGCTCCTCGGCGATGACTGGGACATCCTCTGTTTCGAGCCGATGTGGAAGGTCATTCCGAGCAACAAGGCCATCCTGCCCATGATCTACCACAATCACCCTCGGCACCCCGCCATCTTGAAGGCGGAGTACGAATTATCtgacgagctgcgcaagTGCGGGTATGCCAAGAAGCCGATTGTTGGCCGCATTGGTAGCAACGTGACCATCACTtccggcgacggcgaggtgCACGCTGAGTCGGGTGGCAACTATGGCAAGCGCAACATGGTCTACCAGCAGCTATTTCCACTGACGAAGCAGGACGACTACTACGCCATCATTGGAGCCTGGATGATCGGCGACACCTTCAGCGGTACCGGCATCCGCGAGGACAAGTCCATCATCACCGGCGTGGAGAGCCCCTTTGCTGCTATTCGCATCAAGGCAGACAGCCTCCCGGCGCCTGTGATACCCAAGGATGTCGACAAGATGGCCGAGGACGAGTAA
- a CDS encoding hypothetical protein (TriTrypDB/GeneDB-style sysID: LpmP.27.1840) — MGMSGRSNAAPSEAVFPRRVTLSPHCRQPAHRHARPSPACTPHPSYEQLTFDAAHHGTPLPFGDAFCCWVDNGGDKTEPHRSRPKPTLHASPGGFSSSHLRQHHHHHDPFIHYSTSAPFMKCGATSSMSASPTPDANAAHMRRVKHRPYSRTHYPRSAASASAQQLWPSEAQARWLRSQRGDASSAVVEEKAPNAHLARPRCDRQLSPLSSQLLDSPTRAAIPTFDIMRLDASPSRSRSSRRAASRVRRLLCALEAEAQRAGCTATDAASAQGGTAELYQSLFLQALADGAAWERHARALEASVQVSAKREVRLTRQLRHARRTVALLAAYVEGAERVVDVLSRGTASGTVASTQTDRTVPSRTPPTSPSALIQSAPVGATVDMASASPWRPTSRSAVSELIQGSLGCSLNLVYGTSGSSSRYGEDEDEVDDAESVTFAASDATVPRIDEGLRTAAVKRPGDWCELHGLHSESLTSAPKVVETRWDQPSWDGHVDDVGTGVHARYEMAMAWECEDRGNSVQRLHRGGTEELETPTAWSRELPAAVRASGVARRESASSFPHAGTTAPAAAAVEDSPGHPANSLSPSSPSVGRAVAINTAMRTESVTPKSAPLDAVAVVAAAPQVAPTSVVHSLLELLRSRDTATQATATLGHGRVATSPETDSNTTAQIAAAHHLAHYQATVAEATQSHSSGEAAHPRRVMPAMASSSSSSASRQPLLAPSCSPILRQSSEPKAEGNTLHAASLPSLASSLLPQSHSHALAPQPPQLPRGGDSGCSNCGPLAKEAAAVGTAPVKVTELIHTPSPASFSFSPRQTSTHLTDTHQHDGSVTTHSDNEPVYLSSDWESLETASLADDSGKRSSSSPKRQLEEARDGHHRAASSNNINGENITDERANLADNDGYAEWRAQLEAHLNCGWVSGM, encoded by the coding sequence ATGGGGATGTCTGGTCGCTCGAATGCGGCTCCATCGGAGGCCGTATTCCCCAGGCGCGTGACCTTGTCGCCACACTGCCGGCAACCAGCGCACCGCCATGctcgcccctctcccgcaTGCACACCTCACCCATCTTACGAGCAACTAACGTTCGACGCAGCGCACCACGGCACACCACTGCCTTTTGGAGatgccttctgctgctgggtGGACAACGGAGGCGATAAGACCGAGCCGCATCGCTCGCGTCCGAAACCAACCTTGCACGCATCACCTGGCGGCTTCTCGTCATCGCAtctgcgccagcaccaccatcaccatgaCCCTTTTATCCACTACAGCACTAGTGCCCCCTTCATGAAGTGTGGAGCAACTTCGTCTATGTCGGCCTCGCCCACTCCCGACGCTAACGCTGCCCATATGCGCCGCGTCAAGCATAGGCCTTATTCCCGGACTCACTAtccacgcagcgcagcaagtgcgtcagcacagcagctgtggcCCTCTGAAGCACAGGCACGGTGGCTAAGATCGCAGCGAGGGGACGCTAGttctgcggtggtggaggaaaaGGCACCCAACGCACACCTCGCTCGTCCCCGCTGCGATCGGCAGCTGTCACCGCTCTCCTCACAGTTGCTTGACTCACCTACACGGGCAGCCATTCCGACCTTCGACATTATGCGCCTTGACGCATCGCCTTCGCGGTCACGTTCTTCGCGTCGGGCCGCTTCACGAGTGCGGCGACTCCTATGCGCGcttgaggcagaggcgcaaCGAGCAGGGTGCACTGCGACGGATGCTGCAAGTGCCCAAGGAGGCACTGCGGAGTTGTACCAGTCCCTGTTCCTGCAGGCTTTGGCGGACGGTGCTGCCTGGGAGCGCCATGCACGTGCCCTTGAGGCCAGCGTACAGGTCTCTGCCAAGCGTGAGGTCCGCCTTacacggcagctgcggcacgcaCGGCGTactgtggcgctgcttgcggcgtatgtggagggggcggagcGAGTGGTCGACGTCCTCAGCAGAGGGACCGCCTCTGGTACTGTTGCGTCGACTCAGACTGACAGAACTGTGCCGAGCCGCACTCCTCCAACGTCGCCAAGCGCGCTGATTCAGTCAGCACCAGTAGGAGCAACGGTTGATATGGCGTCAGCTTCACCATGGCGCCCCACGTCGCGGTCCGCCGTGAGTGAGCTCATACAAGGCTCCCTCGGCTGCTCGCTGAACCTCGTCTACGGCACCAgtggcagtagcagcagatacggcgaggacgaggacgaggtcGACGATGCTGAGTCAGTTACCTTCGCCGCCAGCGATGCCACCGTGCCGAGGATCGATGAGGGGTTGCGCACAGCCGCTGTCAAGAGACCTGGCGATTGGTGCGAGCTTCACGGTCTCCATTCCGAATCGCTTACCTCTGCGCCCAAGGTAGTAGAGACGCGGTGGGATCAGCCCTCATGGGATGGCCACGTGGACGATGTCGGCACCGGTGTACACGCCCGATACGAGATGGCCATGGCGTGGGAGTGCGAGGATAGGGGGAACTCAGTGCAAAGATTACACCGTGGCGGCACAGAGGAGCTCGAGACTCCAACGGCGTGGAGCCGAGAGCTGCCAGCTGCGGTTCGTGCTTCTGGAGTGGCTCGTCGTGAGTCGGCGTCGTCATTTCCGCACGCTGGCACTActgcgccggctgctgcagctgtggagGACAGCCCAGGTCACCCTGCTAACTCGCTGTCTCCGTCTTCCCCATCGGTTGGTCGTGCTGTGGCAATCAACACCGCCATGCGGACAGAGTCAGTGACACCCAAGAGCGCTCCCCTcgatgctgttgctgttgttgctgccgctcctcagGTTGCACCCACGTCTGTCGTTCACAGTCTGCTGGAGCTCCTACGCAGTCGAGACACGGCGACCCAGGCAACGGCGACGTTGGGTCATGGACGGGTTGCCACGTCTCCAGAGACTGATTCCAATACAACAGCGCAgattgctgctgcacaccaccTCGCTCACTATCAGGCCACAGTTGCCGAGGCGACACAAAGCCACAGCTCCGGTGAGGCTGCCCATCCGAGGCGGGTTATGCCAGCGATggcgtcatcctcgtcctcttcagCCTCTAGGCAGCCCTTGCTGGCCCCGAGCTGTTCTCCCATTTTACGACAGAGCTCCGAACCGAAGGCTGAGGGCAACACCTTACatgctgcatcgctgccatCGTTGGCGTCCTCATTGCTCCCGCAGTCCCATTCTCACGCGCTCGCACCACAGCCACCCCAGCTGCCGCgcggcggtgacagcggctgcagcaacTGTGGGCCATTAGCCaaagaggctgctgctgttggcaCTGCCCCTGTCAAAGTGACAGAGCTCATTCACACGCCGTCACCAGCTTcattctctttttcccctcggCAGACTTCCACACACCTTACTGATACTCATCAACACGACGGCAGTGTGACGACGCACTCTGATAACGAGCCGGTGTACTTGTCGAGCGATTGGGAATCCCTCGAGACGGCGAGCTTGGCTGACGACTCTGGTAAGAGGTCCTCATCTTCCCCTAAGAgacagctggaggaggcacgcGACGGACATCACCGGGCTgcgagcagcaacaacatAAATGGCGAAAATATCACCGACGAAAGGGCCAACTTGGCAGACAACGACGGCTACGCGGAGTGGCGCGCGCAGCTTGAGGCACATCTGAATTGCGGCTGGGTTTCGGGTATGTAA
- a CDS encoding endo/exonuclease Mre11, putative (TriTrypDB/GeneDB-style sysID: LpmP.27.1870), with protein MSECTFKFLLTTDNHLGFAERDPRRGDDSFTTFEEVLRAARTEHDVDAMLLGGDLFHENKPSLGCLVRACSLFRKYVFGNKTVPFSLLSDAATNFPTHALPMANFQDPNINVALPVFAIHGNHDDPVGGTSSLDLLATNGYLNYFGHVTSLDDIILEPVLLRKGSTLIALYGLGNVRDERLHRCFRLKKVQLVYPKPVPGRKWFNILVLHQNRGVRGLASKGGIMEGMLAGFGIDLVIWGNEHEQLMVPQPSDGFDVVQPGSTIMTSLSAQECNPKEYGILEVRGTSYRLTPYTLRSVRPVVRRTVELRQDLPDGRTLDAVETFLHSVMSDMISEAEEHVSHIPDDVLTFHPNLKYPLIRLAVDFTDVTSAPYPQPNFNRFGQQYMDVVANPGELLRPVKPKLERRPGGGALGTVLGPGGASASGLIVPAAPQLNTLDIRVKVADVFNHNTKNACTLLSEAELSAAVYAFAEKGERDAIDERLMELLHTSQKSVWRRLENGANDSILKPDRVVEEIVTHKRHVNERYARAAQLEDAQQQKEQRDDAEENEDNGVASERQSRGGAASRSLHQAERECELDSFAVMRAAAPRVGLAASDIGDGNESHFSGRFAQTSVSRLVERAIQQGSENGAGAAAGVPRQRAPRCGGAVVEVDADGGGADDDGEELPDDGLGRMPIDSVIAQAIQQVCPPSKRARSAHAPNVKPVLAGDNGSRHGVGGDGHDGNTLHVVDGDNWDDANSGRGYGTSRHGCSHIGASDSAKVPAPAKKQQRTNSARRGGGSGVTARQGAPSAANAGALSAASAVSAGAGPTLTFVAHQGCSAVLSPGRRPASSTADSAEGVSTSKGAMLNLLSKWTGGSHQQQH; from the coding sequence ATGTCAGAGTGTACGTTCAAATTTCTCCTCACGACCGACAACCACCTCGGCTTCGCTGAGCGCGACCCCAGGCGAGGTGATGATAGCTTCACCACCttcgaggaggtgctgcgtgccGCGCGTACGGAGCACGACGTGGACGCGATGCTCCTTGGTGGCGACCTCTTCCACGAAAACAAGCCTAGCCTCGGCTGTCTCGTCCGTGCTTGCTCCCTCTTTCGCAAGTACGTCTTTGGTAACAAGACCGTACCCTTTTCGCTGCTCAGCGACGCGGCGACAAACTTCCCAACGCACGCGCTGCCCATGGCCAACTTCCAAGACCCCAACATCAACGTTGCGTTGCCTGTGTTTGCCATTCACGGCAACCACGATGACCCCGTCGGCGGCACCTCGTCTCTCGACCTGCTCGCAACCAACGGCTACCTCAACTACTTTGGCCACGTCACCTCCCTCGATGACATCATCCTCgagccggtgctgctgcgcaagggAAGCACTTTGATCGCTCTCTACGGCCTCGGCAACGTACGCGACGAGCGACTGCATCGCTGCTTCCGGCTGAAGAAGGTTCAGCTTGTCTATCCGAAGCCGGTGCCTGGGCGCAAGTGGTTCAACATCCTTGTACTTCATCAGAACCGCGGTGTGCGTGGTCTCGCAAGCAAAGGCGGTATCATGGAGGGAATGCTCGCCGGCTTCGGCATAGACCTCGTGATCTGGGGCAACGAGCACGAGCAGCTCATGGTGCCGCAGCCGTCGGACGGCTTTGATGTGGTGCAGCCAGGCAGCACCATTATGACATCTCTCTCCGCGCAGGAGTGTAACCCAAAGGAGTACGGTATCCTCGAAGTGCGCGGCACGTCGTACCGGCTCACCCCGTATACACTGCGCAGCGTGCGCCCAGTTGTGCGGCGCACGGtagagctgcggcaggatCTGCCAGACGGCCGAACGCTGGACGCGGTGGAGACCTTCTTACACAGCGTGATGAGCGACATGATCAGCGAAGCCGAAGAGCATGTGAGCCACATCCCTGACGACGTCCTCACGTTTCACCCCAATCTCAAGTATCCGCTAATTCGCTTGGCCGTGGACTTCACCGATGTTACTTCCGCACCATACCCGCAGCCCAACTTCAATCGCTTTGGCCAGCAGTACATGGACGTCGTCGCGAACCCAGGCGAGCTGTTGCGGCCGGTTAAACCGAAGCTGGAGCGACGAcctggtggcggtgctctGGGCACGGTCCTCGGACCTGGAGGCGCTTCGGCGAGCGGCCTCATCGTGCCGGCCGCGCCACAGCTCAACACGCTCGACATCCGAGTGAAAGTCGCCGATGTCTTCAACCACAACACGAAGAACGCCTGCACACTCCTATCTGAGGCGGAGCTGAGCGCCGCCGTCTACGCCTTTGCCGAAAAAGGCGAGCGGGATGCGATTGATGAGCGGctgatggagctgctgcataCCTCGCAGAAGTCGGTGTGGCGTCGTCTGGAGAATGGCGCGAATGACTCTATCTTAAAGCCAGATCGCGTCGTGGAGGAGATTGTTACGCACAAGCGGCACGTCAACGAGCGCTACGCGCGGGCTGCTCAGCTGGAGGAcgcacaacagcagaagGAGCAGAGGGACGATGCTGAGGAAAATGAGGACAATGGGGTTGCTAGCGAACGACAAagccgaggcggcgctgcctcgcGATCGCTGCATCAAGCGGAGCGCGAATGTGAGCTCGACTCCTTTGCGGTAatgcgcgccgctgctcctcgcgtAGGTCTCGCCGCCAGCGATATCGGGGACGGCAATGAAAGCCATTTCAGCGGCCGTTTCGCGCAAACGTCTGTCTCGCGACTCGTGGAGCGAGCCATCCAACAAGGAAGCGAGAATGGCGCGGGCGCAGCGGCCGGCGTACCACGCCAGCGAGCTCCAcggtgcggcggtgccgttgTCGAGGTTGACGCCGATGGGGGTGGTGCGGATGATGATGGCGAGGAGCTTCCAGATGACGGGCTCGGCCGAATGCCGATTGACAGCGTGATTGCGCAGGCAATACAGCAGGTGTGCCCGCCATCGAAGCGAGCGCGGAGTGCTCACGCACCCAACGTGAAACCCGTTTTGGCAGGTGACAATGGTTCGAGGCATGGCGTCGGTGGTGACGGTCATGATGGCAACACCCTGCATGTCGTCGACGGGGACAACTGGGACGATGCCAATTCTGGCAGGGGGTATGGTACCTCTAGACATGGTTGCAGTCACATTGGAGCAAGCGATTCCGCGAAGGTCCCTGCCCCCGctaagaagcagcagcgcacaaaCAGCGCgcgacgcggtggtggcagcggtgttACAGCTCGCCAAGGCGCGCCATCAGCCGCCAATGCTGGTGCGCTgagcgccgcatcggcaGTCTCAGCTGGCGCCGGGCCTACGCTGACCTTCGTTGCGCATCAAGGGTGCTCGGCTGTGCTGTCACCTGGCCGTAGgccggcctcctccaccgcagATTCCGCTGAGGGTGTCAGCACGTCGAAGGGGGCCATGCTGAATCTTTTGTCCAAGTGGACAGGTGGATCtcaccagcaacagcactAG
- a CDS encoding hypothetical protein (TriTrypDB/GeneDB-style sysID: LpmP.27.1860) codes for MTFNRPRGRDTFSVAFASRLRIVPLTQMSDLYGPIDVSLLTAVNADDPTSSEGNPLEKKKYMAGDARARKVVEDKQRVEATLREKRDWHVLVVDPIELHMVRTPVPFPSPHPAYYNDWTTTEVKGWSSSQVLERLPTAEFGIPTPASPSDTTEAGAEAAVAADAAGGTVAKVDAPETPAFFYTAGDRRHLQQNGDTTLLSSAQVRQTTLGIPSSTSTATQPLQCSPHTIRQHFHTAVCVDPDISHDRFHREEAQVEMISAYRNILYEAVELGHALSSSSAGSNLRGRAATQRAVPFVADVVRVPALCHYSCGRRFLHELGKLNQQAVIKGFHRLSNEAKEALIMNRSFTVEIYVPPMLLEQFERAFLEEPWEVPLSTLNPGRTALYPGLAPPRTLLQYDGWIGKRPELVQGIATQGKSLLRGAKVGLDGRLIEEHEVLASLRVFGAREEQQQMLEGERRTAAEQLGVPLQPTYAPLHAGLQAEVEPHERDEGPEKPSGSCADAGPAVVATSARESAK; via the coding sequence ATGACCTTCAACCGCCCCCGCGGCCGGGACACCTTCTCCGTGGCGTTTGCGAGCCGCCTGCGCATCGTGCCGCTGACGCAGATGTCTGACCTCTACGGCCCTATCGACGTCTCGCTCCTTACTGCAGTCAACGCCGACGACCCGACGAGCAGCGAGGGCAACCCCCTCGAGAAGAAGAAGTACATGGCAGGcgatgcacgcgcgcgtaAGGTGGTAGAGGATAAGCAGCGAGTTGAGGCGACATTGCGCGAAAAGCGCGACTGGCACGTGCTTGTGGTGGACCCCATTGAGCTGCACATGGTCCGTACACCTGTGCCGTTTCCGAGTCCGCATCCAGCGTACTACAACGACTGGACTACCACAGAGGTCAAGGGGTGGTCGTCTTCTCAGGTGCTAGAGCGCCTCCCCACTGCGGAGTTCGGCATCCCCAcgccagcgtcgccgtccGATACGACTGAGGCAGGCGCTGAGGCCgcagttgctgctgatgctgctggcgGTACCGTCGCCAAGGTTGACGCTCCTGAGACACCTGCATTCTTCTACACCGCAGGCGACCGACGCCACCTGCAGCAGAACGGTGATACGACCCTCTTGTCCAgcgcgcaggtgcggcaGACGACGCTGGGCATACCAAGTTCAACCTCCACCGCGACTCAGCCTCTCCAGTGCTCGCCGCACACCATTCGTCAGCACTTCCACACAGCTGTCTGCGTCGATCCGGACATCAGCCACGACCGTTTTCACCGCGAGGAGGCTCAGGTGGAGATGATCTCGGCATACCGCAACATCCTGTACGAAGCAGTTGAACTGGGGCACGCGCTGTCGTCATCGTCTGCCGGGAGCAACCtgcgggggagggcggcgacgcagcgggCGGTGCCATTTGTGGCCGATGTGGTACGGGTGCCGGCGCTGTGCCATTACTCCTGTGGCAGGCGCTTTCTTCACGAGCTGGGAAAGCTGAACCAGCAGGCCGTCATCAAGGGGTTCCACCGGCTGAGCAACGAGGCTAAGGAGGCGCTCATCATGAACCGAAGCTTCACTGTGGAGATCTACGTGCCAccgatgctgctggagcagttTGAGCGTGCCTTCCTCGAGGAGCCGTGGGAGGTGCCACTTTCGACGCTGAATCCCGGACGCACCGCGCTGTACCCGGGcctggcaccgccgcggacCTTGCTGCAGTACGACGGGTGGATCGGCAAACGGCCGGAGCTGGTGCAGGGGATTGCGACGCAGGGGAAGAGCCTCTTGCGCGGTGCGAAGGTCGGACTGGACGGGCGGCTGATTGAAGAGCACGAGGTACTGGCGAGCCTTCGAGTATTTGGCGCccgcgaggagcagcagcagatgttggagggagagcgtcggacggcggcggagcagctcgGTGTGCCGTTACAGCCAACCTACGCCCCTCTGCACGCTGGCTtgcaggcggaggtggagccCCATGAGCGCGATGAGGGCCCCGAAAAGCCTTCCGGAAGCTGCGCTGACGCCGGCCCTGCAGTAGTGGCGACgagcgcaagagagagcgccAAATGA